One Streptomyces drozdowiczii DNA segment encodes these proteins:
- a CDS encoding MarR family winged helix-turn-helix transcriptional regulator, producing the protein MDSPDPDGMLAEQLLRLTRRLQRIQGRQLEPIGITPAQFRLLRTVAHYDGPPRMADLAQRLDVVPRAVTTLVDALEASGRVRRVPDPDSRRVVRIEITDEGIATLRSLRDARRAAAEEILAPLTAGQREVLGGLLTALVDGMPERRC; encoded by the coding sequence ATGGACTCCCCCGACCCCGACGGCATGCTCGCCGAACAGCTGCTGCGGCTCACCCGCAGGCTCCAGCGCATCCAGGGCCGCCAGCTGGAGCCGATCGGCATCACCCCCGCGCAGTTCCGGCTGCTGCGGACCGTCGCCCATTACGACGGACCGCCCCGGATGGCGGATCTCGCGCAGCGCCTCGACGTGGTCCCCCGCGCCGTGACCACGCTGGTGGACGCCCTGGAGGCGAGCGGCAGGGTGCGCCGCGTCCCCGATCCGGACAGTCGTAGGGTGGTCAGGATCGAGATCACGGACGAGGGCATCGCCACGCTCCGCTCGCTGCGTGACGCGCGCCGGGCGGCCGCGGAGGAGATCCTTGCTCCATTGACCGCCGGCCAGCGCGAGGTGCTCGGCGGCCTGCTGACCGCCCTGGTCGACGGAATGCCGGAGCGCCGCTGCTGA
- a CDS encoding ABC transporter ATP-binding protein, producing the protein MKPDEPMWTPPPKDAAQPPVELRRILRLFRPYRGRLAVVGLLVGASSLVSVASPFLLREILDTALPQGRTGLLTLLALGMVLTAVMNSVFGVLQTLISTTVGQRVMHDLRTAVYTQLQRMPLAFFTRTRTGEVQSRIANDIGGMQATVTSTATSLVSNLTAVIATVVAMLALDWRLTVVSLLLLPVFVWISRRVGRERKKITTQRQKQMAAMAATVTESLSVSGILLGRTMGRSDSLTQSFSEESERLVDLEVRSSMAGRWRMSTIGIVMAAMPAVIYWAAGMALQSGGPAVSIGTLVAFVSLQQGLFRPAVSLLSTGVQMQTSLALFQRIFEYLDLTVDITEPENPVRLEKIRGEVRFENVDFSYDEKSGPTLSGVDVTVPAGAALAVVGPTGSGKSTLSYLVPRLYDVTGGRVTLDGVDVRDLDFDTLARAVGVVSQETYLFHASVAENLRFAKPDATDEEIEAAARAAQIHDHIASLPDGYDTLVGERGYRFSGGEKQRLAIARTILRDPPVLILDEATSALDTRTEHAVQEAIDALSAGRTTITIAHRLSTVRDADQIVVLDGGRTAERGTHEELLRLDGRYAALVRRDTEMAPVAG; encoded by the coding sequence ATGAAACCCGACGAACCCATGTGGACACCCCCGCCCAAGGACGCCGCCCAGCCGCCCGTCGAGCTGCGCCGCATCCTCCGCCTCTTCCGCCCGTACCGCGGCCGCCTCGCGGTGGTCGGACTGCTCGTCGGCGCCTCCTCGCTGGTGTCGGTCGCCTCGCCGTTCCTGCTGCGCGAGATCCTGGACACCGCCCTCCCGCAGGGCCGGACCGGGCTGCTCACGCTGCTCGCCCTCGGCATGGTCCTCACCGCCGTGATGAACAGCGTCTTCGGTGTGCTCCAGACGCTCATCTCCACCACCGTCGGCCAGCGCGTGATGCACGACCTCCGCACGGCCGTCTACACCCAGCTCCAGCGGATGCCGCTCGCCTTCTTCACCCGGACCCGTACGGGTGAGGTCCAGTCCCGGATCGCGAACGACATCGGGGGCATGCAGGCCACCGTCACCTCGACGGCGACCTCGCTCGTCTCCAACCTCACCGCGGTCATCGCCACCGTCGTCGCCATGCTCGCGCTCGACTGGCGGCTCACCGTCGTCTCGCTGCTCCTGCTGCCCGTCTTCGTCTGGATCAGCCGCCGGGTCGGCCGCGAGCGCAAGAAGATCACCACCCAGCGCCAGAAGCAGATGGCCGCCATGGCCGCCACCGTCACCGAGTCGCTGTCCGTCAGCGGCATCCTGCTCGGCCGCACGATGGGCCGCTCCGACTCGCTCACCCAGAGTTTCTCCGAGGAGTCCGAGCGGCTGGTCGACCTCGAAGTGCGCTCCAGCATGGCCGGACGCTGGCGGATGTCCACGATCGGCATCGTCATGGCCGCCATGCCGGCCGTCATCTACTGGGCCGCCGGCATGGCCCTCCAGTCCGGCGGGCCCGCCGTCTCGATCGGCACCCTGGTCGCCTTCGTCTCCCTCCAGCAGGGCCTCTTCCGCCCCGCCGTGAGCCTGCTCTCCACCGGGGTGCAGATGCAGACGTCCCTCGCGCTCTTCCAGCGGATCTTCGAATACCTCGACCTCACCGTGGACATCACGGAGCCGGAGAACCCGGTGCGCCTGGAGAAGATCCGCGGCGAGGTCCGCTTCGAGAACGTGGACTTCAGCTACGACGAGAAGAGCGGCCCGACCCTCAGCGGCGTCGACGTCACCGTGCCCGCCGGAGCCGCACTGGCCGTCGTCGGGCCCACGGGCTCCGGCAAGTCCACCCTCAGCTACCTGGTGCCCCGGCTCTACGACGTGACCGGCGGCCGGGTGACCCTCGACGGGGTCGACGTGCGCGACCTCGACTTCGACACCCTCGCCCGCGCGGTCGGCGTCGTCTCGCAGGAGACATACCTCTTCCACGCCTCGGTCGCCGAGAACCTGCGCTTCGCGAAACCGGACGCCACCGACGAGGAGATCGAGGCGGCGGCCCGCGCCGCGCAGATCCACGACCACATCGCCTCACTGCCCGACGGCTACGACACCCTCGTCGGCGAGCGCGGATACCGCTTCTCCGGCGGCGAGAAGCAGCGCCTCGCCATCGCGCGGACCATCCTGCGCGACCCGCCGGTGCTGATCCTGGACGAGGCGACGAGCGCGCTCGACACCCGTACGGAACACGCCGTGCAGGAGGCCATCGACGCGCTCTCCGCCGGACGCACCACGATCACCATCGCCCACCGGCTCTCCACCGTCCGCGACGCCGACCAGATCGTCGTCCTCGACGGCGGCCGCACGGCGGAGCGCGGCACCCACGAGGAGCTGCTCCGGCTCGACGGACGGTACGCGGCACTGGTCCGCCGGGACACGGAGATGGCCCCCGTGGCGGGCTGA
- the mltG gene encoding endolytic transglycosylase MltG, protein MAHETPDPPPPVTPPRRRTRLTRRGRLTLFIGSLLVLVVAAAVLVPLLTRETKTEETPRTLVIPEGRRAPQVYEAVDQALGVPAGTTAAAAPTSDLPLPAAAKGNPEGYLYPATYPVTSATTPKSLLRYMTDTAGRHFGADHITAGARRNDVTVYQTVTIASIVQAEADTEADMGKVARVIHNRLDRGMPLQMDSTLNYALNRSTLDTTTGDTKLASPYNSYAHKGLPPTPIGNPGEQAMTAAITPTPGPWLYFVTVAPGDTRFTDDYAEQQRNVAEFNRNRGGGG, encoded by the coding sequence ATGGCGCACGAGACCCCGGATCCCCCGCCCCCGGTCACCCCGCCCCGCCGCCGCACGCGCCTGACCCGGCGCGGCCGCCTGACGCTGTTCATCGGCTCCCTGCTCGTCCTCGTCGTGGCCGCAGCGGTGCTCGTCCCCCTGCTCACACGAGAAACCAAGACCGAGGAAACACCCCGCACACTGGTGATCCCCGAGGGCCGCCGGGCGCCCCAGGTCTACGAGGCCGTCGACCAAGCCCTCGGCGTACCCGCCGGCACCACCGCCGCAGCCGCGCCGACATCGGACCTGCCGCTCCCGGCCGCCGCTAAGGGGAACCCCGAGGGCTACCTCTACCCGGCGACGTACCCGGTCACCTCCGCGACCACCCCGAAGAGCCTGCTGCGCTACATGACCGACACGGCGGGCCGGCACTTCGGCGCCGACCACATCACGGCGGGCGCCCGCCGCAACGACGTGACCGTGTACCAGACGGTGACCATCGCCAGCATCGTCCAGGCCGAGGCGGACACCGAGGCCGACATGGGCAAGGTCGCCCGCGTCATCCACAACCGCCTGGACCGGGGCATGCCCCTCCAGATGGACTCCACCCTCAACTACGCGCTGAACCGCAGCACCCTGGACACCACCACCGGCGACACCAAGCTCGCCAGCCCCTACAACAGCTACGCCCACAAGGGACTCCCGCCCACGCCCATCGGCAACCCGGGCGAACAGGCGATGACCGCCGCGATCACCCCCACCCCGGGCCCCTGGCTGTACTTCGTCACGGTGGCCCCGGGCGACACCCGCTTCACGGACGACTACGCGGAACAGCAGCGGAACGTGGCGGAGTTCAACCGGAACCGCGGGGGAGGGGGATGA
- a CDS encoding NAD(P)-binding domain-containing protein: MRSVDVVVIGAGQAGLSAAYHLRRGGLEPDRDFVVLDHAPAPGGAWQFRWPSLTYGKVHGMHALPGMELTDADEERPSSEVIGAYFDRYERANGLRVHRPVDVVAVREGDSGRLLVETSEGTYATRALINATGTWDRPFWPRYPGQETFRGRQLHTAGYPGPAEFAGQRVVVVGGGASGTQHLMEIAEVAAETHWVTRRPPVFREGPFGADQGRAAVAMVEERVRRGLPPQSVVSVTGLTVNDAIRRARESGVLDRLPMFDRITPSGVAWDDGRHIEADVILWATGFRAAIDHLAPLRLRERGGGIRVEGTRAVRDPRIHLVGYGPSASTIGANRAGRAAVREIIALVRDGVPAGPAKAPALV, from the coding sequence ATGCGGTCGGTGGACGTCGTGGTGATCGGCGCCGGGCAGGCGGGGCTGTCCGCCGCGTACCACCTGCGGCGCGGCGGTCTGGAGCCGGACCGCGACTTCGTGGTCCTCGACCATGCCCCGGCCCCGGGCGGCGCCTGGCAGTTCCGGTGGCCTTCGCTGACGTACGGCAAGGTGCACGGGATGCACGCGCTGCCGGGCATGGAGCTGACCGACGCGGACGAGGAGCGGCCCTCGTCCGAGGTCATCGGCGCCTACTTCGACCGGTACGAGCGTGCCAACGGGCTGCGCGTGCACCGACCGGTCGACGTCGTCGCCGTGCGCGAGGGCGACAGCGGCCGGCTGCTGGTCGAGACCTCCGAGGGCACGTACGCGACGCGCGCCCTGATCAACGCGACCGGGACATGGGACCGGCCCTTCTGGCCGCGCTACCCGGGGCAGGAGACGTTCCGGGGGCGGCAGCTGCACACGGCCGGCTATCCGGGCCCCGCCGAGTTCGCCGGACAGCGGGTGGTCGTCGTCGGCGGAGGCGCCTCCGGTACGCAGCATCTGATGGAGATCGCCGAGGTGGCGGCGGAGACCCACTGGGTGACGCGCCGGCCTCCGGTCTTCCGGGAAGGGCCCTTCGGGGCGGACCAGGGGCGGGCCGCCGTCGCCATGGTGGAGGAGCGGGTCCGGCGCGGGCTGCCGCCGCAGAGCGTGGTGAGCGTGACCGGGCTGACCGTCAACGACGCCATCCGGCGCGCCCGCGAGTCCGGGGTGCTGGACCGGCTCCCCATGTTCGACCGGATCACGCCCTCCGGGGTCGCCTGGGACGACGGCCGCCACATCGAGGCCGACGTCATCCTCTGGGCCACCGGCTTCCGCGCGGCCATCGACCATCTCGCCCCGCTGCGGTTGCGGGAACGCGGCGGCGGTATCCGGGTAGAGGGCACCAGGGCCGTGCGCGACCCGCGTATCCACCTCGTCGGCTACGGCCCCTCCGCCAGCACGATCGGCGCCAACCGTGCCGGGCGTGCCGCCGTGCGGGAGATCATCGCGCTGGTGCGGGACGGGGTGCCTGCGGGGCCCGCGAAGGCGCCCGCCCTGGTCTGA
- a CDS encoding YjbQ family protein: MPSAFTTTVLHLTTGSTETVTDLTSDCEQFLARAASGRDGLLNLFVPHATAGIAVLETGAGSDDDLLSALHTLLPADDRWQHRHGHPGHGRDHVVPALIPPHATLPVIAGRLELGTWQSVCLVDTNVDNAERQVRLSFLG; encoded by the coding sequence ATGCCTTCCGCCTTCACCACCACGGTCCTGCACCTCACGACGGGCTCCACGGAGACCGTCACCGACCTGACATCGGACTGCGAACAGTTCCTCGCCCGCGCGGCTTCCGGCCGCGACGGCCTGCTCAACCTCTTCGTCCCGCACGCCACCGCCGGAATCGCGGTCCTGGAGACCGGCGCGGGCAGCGACGACGACCTCCTCTCCGCCCTCCACACCCTGCTCCCGGCCGACGACCGCTGGCAGCACCGCCACGGCCACCCCGGCCACGGCCGCGACCACGTCGTCCCGGCCCTGATCCCCCCGCACGCGACCCTGCCGGTGATCGCGGGCCGACTGGAACTGGGCACCTGGCAGTCGGTGTGCCTGGTCGACACGAACGTGGACAACGCGGAGCGGCAGGTGCGGCTGAGCTTCCTGGGCTGA
- a CDS encoding helix-turn-helix transcriptional regulator, which translates to MLDASRCDGDALDVETACAQLEVREEHFREALADLVALGLLVNRPGRGFVAVSPDEATTRVLLPLESELRTRRARVEEVRRRLVSFSPVFDASLLARENRRQIETIDNLPDVRAAIAELSAKAGREILTAQPGGGRREDVLVEAAPRDYDTLDRGVVMRILYQHTARSSRGTQSYVEQVTRRGAQVRTLDDQFMRFLVFDRECAVFANPADPNGAVVVRNPFVVAFMVETYERLWLTAEPFEADGDAQPEIMDDLKDAIVRLLTAGMTDAAVARRLGMSVRTCRRHVAEIMTSLDAESRFQAGYLLALQEQPK; encoded by the coding sequence ATGCTCGACGCCAGCAGGTGTGACGGGGACGCGCTCGATGTGGAGACGGCGTGTGCACAGCTGGAGGTGCGCGAGGAGCACTTCCGGGAGGCGCTGGCCGACCTGGTCGCCCTCGGCCTGCTGGTGAACCGGCCGGGGCGCGGCTTCGTCGCCGTGTCCCCCGACGAGGCGACCACCCGCGTACTGCTCCCCCTGGAGTCCGAACTGCGCACCCGGCGCGCGCGGGTGGAGGAGGTCAGGCGCCGCCTGGTGTCGTTCTCGCCGGTCTTCGACGCCAGCCTGCTGGCGCGCGAGAACCGGCGCCAGATCGAGACCATCGACAACCTCCCCGACGTGCGGGCCGCGATCGCCGAGCTGTCGGCCAAGGCCGGCCGGGAGATCCTCACGGCCCAGCCGGGCGGCGGCCGTCGCGAGGACGTGCTGGTCGAGGCGGCGCCGCGGGACTACGACACCCTCGACCGGGGCGTGGTGATGCGGATCCTCTACCAGCACACCGCCCGCTCGAGCCGGGGCACCCAGTCCTACGTGGAGCAGGTCACGCGCCGCGGGGCCCAGGTGCGCACGCTGGACGACCAGTTCATGCGGTTCCTGGTGTTCGACCGGGAGTGCGCGGTGTTCGCGAACCCCGCCGACCCCAACGGCGCGGTGGTGGTGCGCAATCCGTTCGTCGTCGCCTTCATGGTGGAGACGTACGAGCGCCTGTGGCTGACCGCGGAGCCCTTCGAGGCCGACGGCGACGCCCAGCCGGAGATCATGGACGACCTCAAGGACGCCATCGTCCGCCTGCTCACGGCGGGGATGACCGACGCGGCCGTGGCCCGCCGCCTGGGGATGTCCGTACGCACCTGCCGGCGCCACGTCGCCGAGATCATGACGTCCCTCGACGCCGAGAGCCGCTTCCAGGCCGGTTACCTGCTCGCTCTGCAGGAACAGCCCAAGTGA
- a CDS encoding AMP-binding protein, translated as MSNSINDLYRSLAEHPERRMRFVSFAGKLETRNFPEIYKDVMELMDELRESGCRAGDLVGVTGPNSYEWVLADLALLGLGCVPVALALEQGADGRALAALADAYGLAAVFTTRAPAPDRERPAGELPNGELPDGELPDGVAALTARPLKLVRRDVPAGARPTLPGDAFTIAFSSGTAGSKKGLLMSAAGVENTMRISAEAWRLTADDDLLIVMPFSNFQQRYLLYTAVRYGTDVTVVPPERMLQKLRELAPTVVLGPPSFFELPANRVGSAGPRERLPYLLATALHALVPGRAGRRLRARLGRRWTGVYGSRVRLMLTGSAPVPPRTVRVFQRLGAPLFEVYGSSEIGWIAFNLPGGHRIGSAGRPVDGVRVDVADDGEITVRTGLPQCLGYVFEGVGTQDAVFLGDGRIVTGDLGEFDRAGFLRLKGRKKNVIITRSGVKINPEELELALEKACPGVRAMVAAPDGGGLLSCVVWVEDVADADRVAQVEAYLEEANGKRESALRIARTVFRPSAELTVEEGLLTRNFKIDRNAVTRRVFAERTGVGR; from the coding sequence GTGTCGAATTCGATCAATGACCTGTACCGGAGCTTGGCGGAGCACCCCGAACGCCGGATGCGTTTCGTGTCCTTCGCCGGGAAACTCGAAACGAGGAATTTCCCGGAGATTTACAAGGACGTCATGGAACTCATGGACGAGTTGCGGGAATCCGGGTGCCGGGCCGGTGACCTGGTGGGGGTGACGGGCCCCAACTCCTACGAGTGGGTCCTCGCGGACCTGGCCCTGCTCGGCCTCGGCTGCGTCCCGGTGGCCCTGGCGCTGGAGCAGGGCGCCGACGGCCGGGCGCTGGCGGCCCTCGCCGACGCGTACGGCCTCGCGGCGGTCTTCACGACCAGGGCGCCCGCGCCGGACAGAGAACGACCGGCCGGAGAACTGCCGAATGGTGAGCTGCCGGACGGGGAGCTGCCGGACGGCGTCGCGGCGCTCACCGCGCGGCCGTTGAAGCTCGTCCGGCGCGACGTCCCGGCCGGTGCGCGACCGACCCTGCCGGGGGACGCCTTCACCATCGCCTTCTCCTCGGGCACCGCGGGCAGCAAGAAGGGCCTGCTCATGTCCGCAGCGGGGGTGGAGAACACCATGCGCATCTCCGCCGAGGCGTGGCGGCTCACCGCCGACGACGACCTGCTGATCGTGATGCCGTTCTCCAACTTCCAGCAGCGGTACCTGCTGTACACGGCCGTGCGGTACGGCACCGACGTGACGGTGGTCCCCCCGGAGCGGATGCTCCAGAAGCTGCGCGAACTCGCGCCCACGGTCGTCCTCGGGCCGCCGTCCTTCTTCGAGCTGCCCGCCAACCGGGTCGGCTCGGCGGGCCCGCGCGAGCGGCTGCCCTACCTCCTGGCCACGGCCCTGCACGCGCTCGTCCCCGGGCGGGCCGGCCGCCGGCTGCGGGCCCGTCTCGGGCGCCGCTGGACGGGGGTGTACGGGTCGCGGGTGCGGCTGATGCTCACCGGCTCGGCCCCGGTGCCCCCGCGCACGGTGCGGGTGTTCCAGCGCCTGGGCGCACCGCTCTTCGAGGTTTACGGGAGCAGCGAGATCGGCTGGATCGCCTTCAACCTGCCCGGCGGGCACCGGATCGGCAGCGCCGGGCGCCCGGTGGACGGGGTGCGCGTGGACGTCGCGGACGACGGCGAGATCACCGTGCGCACCGGACTGCCCCAGTGCCTGGGGTACGTCTTCGAGGGCGTCGGCACGCAGGACGCGGTCTTCCTCGGCGACGGCCGGATCGTCACCGGGGACCTCGGGGAGTTCGACCGCGCGGGCTTCTTGCGGCTGAAGGGCCGCAAGAAGAACGTGATCATCACGCGCAGCGGGGTGAAGATCAACCCCGAGGAGCTGGAACTCGCCCTGGAGAAGGCATGCCCCGGCGTGCGGGCGATGGTCGCGGCGCCGGACGGCGGCGGACTGCTGAGCTGCGTCGTCTGGGTCGAGGACGTGGCGGACGCGGACCGGGTCGCGCAGGTGGAGGCGTACCTGGAGGAGGCGAACGGGAAGCGGGAGTCCGCGCTCAGGATCGCGCGGACCGTCTTCCGGCCCTCGGCGGAACTGACCGTCGAAGAGGGCCTGTTGACGAGGAATTTCAAGATCGACCGCAATGCGGTCACGCGAAGGGTCTTCGCCGAACGGACCGGAGTGGGACGTTGA
- a CDS encoding acyl carrier protein — protein sequence MNTSQASDEEMCRIIAGAIPKKAAKGGVRPDMSLRGDLGVDSLALMSIVFVLEEKTGIDAFGRVDAFVAAESVADVIAIVRRG from the coding sequence TTGAACACGAGCCAAGCGAGCGACGAAGAGATGTGCCGGATCATCGCGGGCGCCATCCCGAAGAAGGCGGCCAAGGGCGGGGTGCGCCCCGACATGAGCCTCAGGGGCGACCTGGGAGTCGACTCCCTGGCGCTGATGAGCATCGTCTTCGTCCTGGAGGAGAAGACCGGCATCGACGCCTTCGGCCGGGTCGACGCGTTCGTCGCCGCCGAATCGGTGGCGGACGTCATCGCCATCGTCCGGCGGGGCTGA
- a CDS encoding amidohydrolase family protein produces MDEKQKIIDFHTHVASGMCFPRSFNDGVVDNMTVALTSKGLPVSRDKVARMHAGTLTDPDCDELVRQMDEAGISESVLLLPDFTYALRDSTHTIEQLIDHHRAVVERHPGRFRVLVGVDPRWGADGLALFERSIVEYGFDGMKLYPPCGYKLSDEALYPYYEICERYSLPVLSHIGATSPVLDFEIAQPIYVDRAAKDFPGVDFVLAHGSVHYPDEVAMLCNNRPNVYVDVSGYEAFGATALRTLFGRGINHKVLFGTDWPVFRLQGRQVNLVEKLEKEGAFPESMSDTDRDLFFHGNAARLLAKNKLKQGAPPAA; encoded by the coding sequence ATGGACGAGAAGCAGAAGATCATCGACTTCCACACCCACGTGGCCTCCGGGATGTGCTTCCCGAGGTCGTTCAACGACGGCGTGGTGGACAACATGACGGTGGCGCTGACCAGCAAGGGCCTGCCCGTCTCCCGGGACAAGGTCGCGCGCATGCACGCGGGCACGCTGACCGACCCCGACTGCGACGAACTGGTGCGGCAGATGGACGAGGCGGGCATCTCCGAGTCCGTCCTGCTGCTGCCCGACTTCACGTACGCGCTCAGGGACAGCACCCATACCATCGAGCAGCTCATCGACCACCACCGGGCCGTCGTGGAGCGCCACCCCGGCCGCTTCCGGGTCCTGGTGGGCGTGGACCCGCGCTGGGGCGCCGACGGGCTCGCGCTCTTCGAGCGGTCGATCGTGGAGTACGGCTTCGACGGCATGAAGCTGTACCCGCCGTGCGGCTACAAGCTCTCCGACGAAGCCCTCTACCCGTACTACGAGATCTGCGAGCGGTACTCCCTGCCCGTGCTCTCGCACATCGGGGCCACCTCGCCGGTCCTCGACTTCGAGATCGCCCAGCCGATCTACGTGGACCGGGCCGCCAAGGACTTCCCCGGCGTCGACTTCGTCCTGGCGCACGGCAGCGTCCACTACCCGGACGAGGTCGCGATGCTGTGCAACAACCGCCCCAACGTCTACGTGGACGTCAGCGGCTACGAGGCGTTCGGCGCCACGGCCCTGCGCACGCTGTTCGGGCGCGGCATCAACCACAAGGTCCTCTTCGGCACCGACTGGCCGGTCTTCCGGCTCCAGGGGCGCCAGGTGAACCTGGTGGAGAAGCTGGAGAAGGAAGGGGCCTTCCCCGAGTCGATGAGCGACACCGACCGGGACCTCTTCTTCCACGGCAACGCGGCCCGGCTGCTCGCCAAGAACAAGCTGAAGCAGGGCGCGCCGCCCGCCGCGTGA